One window of the Pelmatolapia mariae isolate MD_Pm_ZW linkage group LG15, Pm_UMD_F_2, whole genome shotgun sequence genome contains the following:
- the fam89a gene encoding sprT-like domain-containing protein Spartan — MNGKSTNGTLGGMACIEGLPPLPKSLSGLLNSSGGSWREMERMYVKKTMIQDDLSRGRNNADNLLANKPANLDAALALLRKEMVGLRQQDMSLLCQLWSLHESIQEYKGSCQDLSAASSLSMMENGYFDEDDEYYPEPGSTPTGEQPDGDIGDGMATMGAAKNGSGSGKGDSWDSFRVNI; from the exons ATGAATGGTAAGTCAACGAACGGCACGCTGGGGGGAATGGCCTGCATCGAGGGTCTACCGCCGCTGCCGAAGAGCCTGAGCGGGTTGCTGAACTCAAGCGGCGGCTCCTGGAGAGAAATGGAGAGGATGTACGTGAAGAAAACCATGATCCAGGACGACCTGAGCCGAGGCAGGAACAATGCCGATAACCTGCTGGCCAACAAGCCGGCCAACCTCGATGCAGCACTGGCTCTGCTGCGAAAAGAGATG GTGGGTTTGCGTCAGCAGGACATGTCCCTGCTGTGCCAACTGTGGTCGCTCCACGAGTCCATCCAGGAGTACAAGGGGAGCTGCCAGGACCTGAGCGCAGCCTCCAGCCTCAGCATGATGGAGAATGGCTACTTTGACGAGGATGACGAGTATTACCCGGAGCCTGGTTCCACTCCCACCGGGGAACAGCCGGATGGAGACATTGGAGATGGGATGGCAACAATGGGGGCAGCCAAGAATGGGAGCGGCAGTGGCAAAGGGGACAGCTGGGACTCCTTTCGCGTTAACATCTGA